Within Flavobacterium pisciphilum, the genomic segment TCAATACAGATGCGTTTTTTCTAATTTAAGTCCGCAAGACGTAACATGATTATAACTCTTTGCGAACCTTACGTAAATCCTTGCGCACTTAGCGGCTAATTTTTCTCTGTTACCTCAAGAAATCCTCCTTTTTTATCAAACACTAAGTCAAGGAATTTCCTCTCTTTTATAATCCCCACTTCATAGGTTATAACATTGTTGCCATCAATAAGTTTGGCTGCTTCCCTAATAGTTTCATTTGGATAATTTTTCTCAATATAATTTAAAGCTGCTTTTGGAAGTTCAGTTTTAGCAATTGCGAGTTCATAGGCTTTTAAATTACCGTTGTTATCATAAACTGCTAACCCTACAGATGTACCCGTACTAAATCTTGCTAAATACCGAATATGAT encodes:
- a CDS encoding PepSY-like domain-containing protein, which codes for MKKLFLALTILYGASMIGQTEVKSDKEIVPPVAVTIAFQKEFLGKISTWTKDFEGEDSDHIRYLARFSTGTSVGLAVYDNNGNLKAYELAIAKTELPKAALNYIEKNYPNETIREAAKLIDGNNVITYEVGIIKERKFLDLVFDKKGGFLEVTEKN